aaaaatgatttatctaAAAAGattttacgacgaaaaacattttacgtcaaaataaaCGGAACAAAAACTAATACAGTATGGATATTAGAAGCATTATCAGataatgtttaaacattatCAAACATTTAACACATACATATAGTCTgataatgttttttaaaattaatatatatatatatatatatatatatatatatatatatatatggttttatGTTGGAAATGGCAGTGTACCACACTGTAAATAACCAAGGGAGCtactttcctttctcttttaattCTTATTTCACCTTACAAACAACTTACACTTGTCTATAACCTTAACTTCGAATTTCTAGCTTTTTGCCTCTTCTAATCATACTGCTTGGCGCCATTCAGCCGCATTCACGGGTGTACATGTGAATTGAGGCCTGAAACTCTTTTACAAAAATGCCTTTCATTTCTTGgaggaatatatataatttcctaaacaattttttctttctttcattgataattgtaaaagaataaaaacaccAAAGTGGTCACGAGACGCGCACATAATTACTTTTTCATCCATTTTAACGATTCTTGCTAATGGAGTGGCTTTTTTGTAAAGGAGAAATAGTTTGAAATGCCACTTAATTTGAATGAAAAGGAATTTTCCATCTATAAATAGCCAACTCAATGacaaaatttgtaatttacAATTCTTCGATCTTCTGCTCTCTTTTTCAAAAGCCTTCTATATATCTTACAAAAATTTCGTGTCTCTTGGCTTCTGCTTTTTTGCTGAAATAAGATTCTAACATTTTTGCCAGAATAGAAAAATCTAAGGATACGGTTGTGGATtgatttcgtttttttttttttgcaaaacgTGGtcaaacatcaaaatattttcaaggcTAGCTCCATTGCATGTATTTTGGGGGCATATTATATATGTTGTAATTCGTGCACACCGGCCAATTCTGATCAAAgtaacggctactagccgttacTCTTCAACTGATCAAAGCTCTCTCTCTGCATGTCTAAGTTCAGCAGCTCAAGCTTCCTCTGCATGTCACAGTTCAGCCCATACTGCTGCAGCAGCTCCTGCACAAGCAATGGCCATCCTGTACAACAATGGCCATACTGTACAACACTGCACCATACCACCAGATCACTCCAACCATTCCTCAACATACATCATGCTACAAAGACAATAATCCTTAGATCTTCCTGCATGTCCTTTCTTGAttactttgtatttatttaatcTTTCACACTTGTGTATATAATTGTGCTTTGAGGCACACAATCAATTAAGCAATCATTCAAAACACTTCTCTcccttttcaaattcaacagaATCGGAGAAAATGGCATAGTGACGGGCCTTAGGAGCTGTCGTTTCGATCGGAGTCCTATAGGATGGGATGCATATATTGTGGCCTTGTGGTGGataataaatccaaacacaagccCAGGCCTAGGCCATAATCAAGACCATCGACTCACGAGTCAATTGGAAGGATAAGTATTGGACGTACGTGCTATCATACGAGAGATTaggatcttttataattatttgtttgaatttgagagaactTAGACAGTTAATTGTAATAAACGACTTATAGAATatacttgaccaaataaaaattgagttgtccAATCACTTATCCGATCAAAAGTATCCTATAAATTGTCTCTCACAATTATTTATCTGAatacttttaaattaaaaaaaaaaattgtaaatatccTAATCCGCTAGGGAATGCAGTTGGCTGAAAATCTAGCTGTGGGTGGAGAAACTGAGACCACTCGTCGCTCTCCAGTACGAACTGTGGACAAATTTGAATGACCTCCAGCCACATACTCTCTGACAATTTAGTCCAATAATAGGTACTACCAATATGTTAAATCCCTCTCCTCAATGCTTATTATTTTCCTGTATAAACTGCCACTTTTCTGTTATCATAATTGTTTCATAGTTGCTTAATGTCAACGTGTGAGAAGAGATGGCGAAATCACCAGAGCAAGAGCATCCCAAGAAGGCTTTCGGATGGGCAGCCAGGGACACTTCGGGGGTCCTTTCGCCCTTCAAATTCTCTAGAAGGTACTCTTTCTCTTTACCAATTGATTCGTTTTTTCTCAAATGCATGCTTAAcattttttggttaatttgtgataaaaatggtataataatatatatgccCGCAGAGCAACGGGAGACGAGGACGTAACGTTCAGAATTCTTTATTGTGGGATATGCCACTCAGACCTTCACATGATGAAGAATGAATTTGGCATGTCCACCTACCCACTTGTCCCTGGGTATGTTTCCTAGCAATTTCTCATTACTCTTCTATATGAAGGATCCATCTACAATCactactttttgtttgttttggaagagactctatttatttatttattttgctggGATTGAGTCGTCTAAAAGAAATTCAGCAAAACCTATCAATTTTTCTGATGCATAATCTAAGTTTTGCTTTCCTAGCACATGGACGTAAttaaattgcaaatttttacaACCCTTACTGATACATCTCTTCATTATATATGCCCTTAATCTATTTATTAGGAAAATTAAGCAGAGCAGTTATTCTTTACAATTAGgaactttcttttatttgtgtTAAGAACCTTTTTTAAACAACATTAAATGTTTTTTCAGCGTTTAGTACTGTttgttgtaaattatttttacaattatcaATAAGGCACCCTTTCTTTCGacttaaaatgtttttaattgaaaatatctttttatgaaaattgattatttttttcctattcgTTTTCTACTTTAAAAATGGTTCATagatattttttatgattttgggtCACCAAATATTTGTCGCTAATTTTTGCACGGCGCGGAGAAAAATAGCACAACAGATGAGAGACAACACTTTACgcaaaaatattgtaaaaacaTATGAAAAATGGTTGCTCAAATAACGAAGCATTCAAAGAAAGCACCATAACACTGGAATTTCGACTTGTAGGCACGAATTCGTTGGGGAAGTGACAGAAGTGGGGAGCAAGGTGAAGAAAGTTAAAGTTGGAGACAAAGTGGGCGTGGGAGCTGTGGTCGGTGCATGCCATTCCtgtgagaactgtaagaatgaCCTTGAAGTTTATTGTCCCGAAATGATTCTTACCTACAGTTCCTTTTACTCCGATAGAACGATCACATATGGAGGCTACTCAGACACAATGGTAGCTAACGAGCGCTACATCATTCACTTTCCGGAAAGCATCTCACTTAACGCCAGTGCTCCCCTACTTTGCGCCGGAATCACAGTTTATAGTCCCTTGAAATATTTTGGTCTCGCCGAGCCGGGTAAGCATATTGGAGTTGTTGGCCTCGGAGGACTTGGTCATCTAGCTGTTAAATTTGCAAAGGCTTTCGGGGTGAAAGTGACGGTAATTAGCACCTCGATTAGCAAGAAAGATGAGGCTTTGGAACATCTTGGTGCCGACTCATTTTTGCTTAGTCGTGACCAAGAACAATTGCAGGTAAATATTATAGCTTACATTATCAATTTATCTTTTCATGATAGTTGTACTTTTTGATAGATTGCGTTAAATCACTCAttgtcccaaaagtttaaacttataGAAAAAGctaaacttaatcatttaaacAATACTTTAACAATCTCCATCACTTGAGGGCTCAAACTCCCATTTAAACTTAAGAtttttgctctgataccatatttaaatcaccatttgtctcaaaaacttaagcttataagaaatgataaatttaatcatttaattaatattttataaaattggatttgtaattttggatACATATATTAAATTTGAGCAGGCTGCCAAGAATACAATGGATGGTATCCTTGATACCGTATCTGCAGCGCACTCAATTTTGCCAATAATTGATCTATTGAAGTCCCATGGGAAGCTTGTTTTGCTGGGTGCAATAGAAAAGCCACTTGAGCTACCCGTCTTTCCTCTGCTTATGGGTAATTCTATGAGACTAATAACAAACTTTgcaatgacatatatatatatattgtgtgtgtgttggtATCCTTTTTTATTCATTCGTGGTTATAGAGTTAAAAAGAGTTGTTTAAACAGGAAGGAAGATGGTTGCGGGAAGTTTCATTGGAGGAATGAAGGAGATGCAAGAAATGATAGACTTTGCAGCAAAACATAACATCACGGCAGACATAGAGATTATTTCAATGGAGTACGTGAACACAGCAATGGAGCGCCTTGCTAAAGGTGATGTTAGATACCGATTTGTCATTGACATCGGAAACACCTTGGCCGCTACCAACCCCTGAAGACTAGCTTGGTgtcttaattttcttcttctgttccaATGGTTTTGCTTAATTGCTTATTCTATCTCCACTAGATCTGATACTGAACAGACAATAAATAATTCTGTCTTGTAATTATGTTTAGGTTATtaatttgggttaaatacaaaattatccCCTCTGGTCGAAAAACTTTTTTACCccctgagttttcatttttatcataggtggtacttgTGATATGGGAAAAGATAGAAatggtgtaacgccccgcttttgcaaaaagcgtaagtaaaaatttttcgatttccacgtaacattactacaacatcagagttataaattggtaaaggaaaaatataattatccaACATATTTGGAAAATACTTGGAACAAATACATAGAAACAGGTGTCAataatgacacaaaagaatacatgaaaattattagcaatcttatcaacataaaatgttataaacacagaagattACAAACAAACTATAATCTATGTgtccttagctttaaaacctcttgagTCCTAACCTTCATTTATaaaacctgcaccaatatatatataaacaaaaacacaaaataccctAAATGAGTCTGTtgtttctaataataataatgcagatatggctttataatcacGTATATATGTAATACATGATCCATGGTAGCTAACCACagtcataaattgaatatatacctaaccataaaatagtaatatgatagttttatatgcaagGATTAATTATCATCTTTTACACTCCTCTCTTGATGGAACCAATAGTCAGGATTAGCGTTTTGCTGGCAGCCATCTCTCCCCCTGCTGCTCACAATTTTTCTCacttaataatttatttgtttgttgttagAATCCAAGAGTCCCTGTAGACTAAGAGCCAAAGATCTTAGCCCGTTTATTTATCTAGTGTCACGGGAACCAAAGATCCCACTGGCAGTCATCTCTCCCCCTACtacataccagctttgttattaaccattttagttaaaatataaaatatgtaaaatcacatacgcaaacaaataaataaagcaataaaCACGATATTATGAAAAAATCCACTAGCATcgccctcagtaagtataaagatacttatagTCTTTTGGTGCAGTTCTCTTAGTTCATTCTCTGCaacaaatatgtatttatatacacATAGTGTTAACATCATTACTCAAGAGTATTCGATATTTCACTTGGGTACAATTATCATTTtagcaaaaatcatttttcataaaaataccaaaaactcATCCAATAATAATCTAGCCCTTTTTCCTTTAAGAGCATCAACTTAGTATCTAATTTCCCATCTTTGATCAATAATACAAAATCAAtcatttactaattttaaaatctcaaacTCAGCTAATTAGTTcgtaaaacattaacaaacgcTATTAATTTCCAATAAAACTATTAACAATTAATTATAGTCCCAAAACATCAAATCCATAATGCTACACACCCGGTTGAACCACCAAAATTAATACTTAACTCTAACATCTAGTCTTCAAACATCCCCTCTAATTTTACTTAAGAATCAGCAACTAAAATTCATCATCTAACAATTTAGGAATCAAAAATTAGTACACATAACTGGTCCAAAATACACCACCAATTGGCCAAAGCACTGCAAAACAGGGGACACAACCATTGACAacctaacacacacacacacggctaGCTGAAACAGGGAACCCAAAACAGCGCAGGCCGATCATCCACACATGCACGGCTAGCACCCAACTAACCGAAACCAATAACACCAAAATACCCAATTAATCAAATACAAATCCATCCAAAATATCCACCACTGGAAACAGGGgaaaatcaagaaattaaacCCATAAAAATTACAAGAGATTACCCAGAGAGTTTCTGAGAAACCCATCTGAAATCATCTTTGATTTCGCTGGAAAACGGACTCGGGTCGCCGGAAATCGTGTCCCATGTTCCATCGGAGTAGACCCACCAAAAATTGGCCGAAAATAGTCACTGGGACCGGTTGGAATCGCGCCTCTGGGTCTCGTCGGAGGGTCGGGTTTCTTTCGGGTCTCCTGGGACGTTTCGGATCCTCCTGGGTCCGGTGGGTTCTCTGGCTCCACCGGAAAATCGGCCTCCGATCGGGTCTTCTCCGGGCTTCTCCCGGTTTCACTCTCAattccactctctctctctctcacgatcgacgcctcttctctctctctctctctctatgtctctctTTCACCCTCTCCCTCTCGggctttctctctctcggtttccCTCTCTGATTCAACAagcagaaagaaaagaaagaagaccaaaaagaagagaaaagagaagaagaaagatgaaggaAATAAGAGGAAAGATCGGGTCTCTCTCTCAACTTCACCCTCATCTCTGATTTCTCAATTTCTCCATTACTCTCATTTCCCCCCTTCCCCCACGATCATCCCCTTTTGGAGACTCGGACGGAAACAGGGAaaagaagagcaagaagaaaagaaaatgaaaagaggaagaagaagaaagaaaaactcagTAACTATAATTGAGTGGTGGGAATCCTGTCGAAGGAATGGAgtttaatttatagaaaataataaactgCGGTTAGTTTTTACCtaagttaaattaatttgacttaaaagtaaaatatcgaATTAACTTACGGTTAAATCTACCTTAATTAGATTAAttttagttaatatttataaatatctaattaacttttatttagttaaattaattagagttactttttaataaaaattaattattattaattataggtATTTTTATATAAAGCCTTTCTCATTTAATAACTCACTAGggtgtaattttaaacccgttttgagcCTAGTTCATTTCGTAATTGACGTAAATTTTTGA
Above is a genomic segment from Alnus glutinosa chromosome 12, dhAlnGlut1.1, whole genome shotgun sequence containing:
- the LOC133851435 gene encoding probable mannitol dehydrogenase isoform X1; this encodes MAKSPEQEHPKKAFGWAARDTSGVLSPFKFSRRATGDEDVTFRILYCGICHSDLHMMKNEFGMSTYPLVPGHEFVGEVTEVGSKVKKVKVGDKVGVGAVVGACHSCENCKNDLEVYCPEMILTYSSFYSDRTITYGGYSDTMVANERYIIHFPESISLNASAPLLCAGITVYSPLKYFGLAEPGKHIGVVGLGGLGHLAVKFAKAFGVKVTVISTSISKKDEALEHLGADSFLLSRDQEQLQAAKNTMDGILDTVSAAHSILPIIDLLKSHGKLVLLGAIEKPLELPVFPLLMGRKMVAGSFIGGMKEMQEMIDFAAKHNITADIEIISMEYVNTAMERLAKGDVRYRFVIDIGNTLAATNP
- the LOC133851435 gene encoding 8-hydroxygeraniol dehydrogenase-like isoform X2, translated to MAKSPEQEHPKKAFGWAARDTSGVLSPFKFSRRATGDEDVTFRILYCGICHSDLHMMKNEFGMSTYPLVPGHEFVGEVTEVGSKVKKVKVGDKVGVGAVVGACHSCENCKNDLEVYCPEMILTYSSFYSDRTITYGGYSDTMVANERYIIHFPESISLNASAPLLCAGITVYSPLKYFGLAEPGKHIGVVGLGGLGHLAVKFAKAFGVKVTVISTSISKKDEALEHLGADSFLLSRDQEQLQEGRWLREVSLEE